From the genome of Pantoea alfalfae, one region includes:
- the hemW gene encoding radical SAM family heme chaperone HemW translates to MPNLPPLSLYIHIPWCVQKCPYCDFNSHALKDEVPHVEYVQHLLRDLEIDLPLIGDREVRTIFIGGGTPSLLSSSAMQMLMDGVRERLTLSPDAEVTMEANPGTVEADRFSAYQRAGINRISIGVQSFSPQKLQRLGRIHGPEEAVRAAELAESLSLRSFNLDLMHGLPDQSLEEALDDLRQAIALNPPHLSWYQLTIEPNTLFGSRPPVLPDDDALWDIFEQGDRLLQAAGYQQYETSAYAKPGYRCEHNLNYWRFGDYLGIGCGAHGKLTQPDGRIVRTVKTRHPRGFMQGNYREKQYEVADSDKPFEYFMNRFRLLEAAPRDEFSRYTGLSEQVIRPQMDAAIAAGYVTETADQWQITEKGKLFLNSLLELFLAEE, encoded by the coding sequence ATGCCTAATCTGCCGCCGTTAAGTCTCTACATCCACATTCCGTGGTGCGTACAGAAGTGCCCCTACTGTGATTTTAACTCCCACGCGCTGAAAGATGAGGTGCCGCACGTTGAATATGTGCAGCACCTGCTGCGCGATCTGGAGATCGACCTGCCGCTGATCGGCGACCGGGAAGTGCGCACGATTTTCATTGGTGGCGGCACGCCCAGCCTGCTGAGCAGCAGCGCGATGCAGATGCTGATGGATGGCGTGCGGGAGCGTCTGACGCTCTCCCCTGATGCGGAAGTGACCATGGAAGCAAATCCTGGTACCGTGGAAGCGGACCGGTTCAGCGCCTATCAGCGCGCCGGTATCAACCGTATTTCGATTGGTGTACAGAGTTTCAGTCCGCAAAAGCTGCAGCGTCTGGGCCGTATTCACGGCCCGGAAGAGGCCGTACGCGCCGCCGAACTGGCAGAGTCGCTGTCGCTGCGCAGCTTTAACCTCGACCTGATGCATGGCCTGCCCGATCAGTCTCTGGAGGAAGCGCTCGACGATTTACGTCAGGCGATTGCGCTTAACCCCCCGCATCTCTCCTGGTACCAGCTCACCATCGAACCCAACACGCTGTTTGGCTCACGCCCGCCGGTGCTGCCAGATGATGATGCACTTTGGGATATTTTCGAACAGGGTGATCGGCTACTTCAGGCGGCGGGTTATCAGCAGTATGAAACCTCCGCCTACGCGAAGCCGGGTTATCGCTGTGAACACAACCTCAACTACTGGCGCTTTGGCGACTATCTGGGGATTGGCTGTGGCGCACACGGCAAGCTGACGCAGCCGGATGGCCGCATTGTCCGCACGGTGAAAACCCGTCATCCGCGTGGCTTCATGCAGGGTAACTACCGCGAAAAGCAGTATGAGGTTGCCGATAGCGACAAGCCGTTTGAATATTTCATGAACCGCTTTCGCCTGCTGGAGGCCGCGCCGCGCGACGAGTTCAGCCGCTACACCGGTTTGTCAGAGCAGGTGATCCGTCCGCAGATGGATGCCGCGATTGCCGCCGGTTATGTGACGGAAACCGCTGATCAGTGGCAGATTACGGAGAAAGGGAAGCTGTTCCTGAATTCGCTGCTGGAGCTGTTTTTAGCGGAAGAGTAG
- a CDS encoding XTP/dITP diphosphatase — MQKVVLATGNPGKVRELAELLSAFGLDIVAQTDLGVESAEETGLTFIENAILKARHAAQITGLPAIADDSGLAVDALGGAPGIYSARYAGEEASDQQNLEKLLQALENVPDGQRQAQFHCVLVYLRHAEDPTPLVFHGSWQGEITRSAAGSGGFGYDPIFFVPALGKTAAELSKAEKGAVSHRGKALTLLLEAMRNA, encoded by the coding sequence ATGCAAAAAGTTGTGCTCGCAACCGGCAATCCCGGCAAAGTGCGTGAACTGGCGGAGTTACTCTCCGCCTTTGGTCTGGATATCGTCGCGCAGACGGACCTTGGGGTTGAATCGGCAGAAGAGACCGGCCTGACCTTTATTGAGAACGCGATTCTCAAAGCGCGTCACGCGGCACAGATCACCGGATTACCGGCCATCGCCGATGACTCCGGCCTGGCCGTGGATGCGCTGGGCGGCGCGCCTGGCATCTACTCGGCGCGTTACGCCGGTGAAGAGGCCAGCGATCAGCAGAACCTGGAGAAGCTATTACAGGCGCTGGAAAACGTCCCTGACGGTCAGCGCCAGGCGCAGTTCCACTGCGTACTGGTCTATCTGCGTCATGCGGAAGACCCGACCCCGCTGGTGTTTCACGGCAGCTGGCAGGGGGAAATTACGCGTTCCGCTGCGGGTTCCGGTGGCTTCGGTTACGACCCGATTTTCTTTGTCCCGGCGCTGGGTAAAACTGCGGCCGAGCTGAGCAAAGCGGAAAAAGGTGCGGTTTCTCACCGGGGTAAAGCATTGACGCTGTTGCTGGAAGCGATGCGTAATGCCTAA